The stretch of DNA ACCAATCGGCCATGTCTGTGTTCTCTGAGATTATCACTCTGGAAATGATCAGGAAACTCATCCATGACAACACCAACGATGCTGATGATGAATCTGACTTTTCTGTGGAGTCATGTGGGTTTGTCGCATCTCTTTTGCGTCTCTACCAGCTCAaattggtcacgtggactATTGAGGATCTGTTGAACCTGGTTCTTAAGTCATTTGATCCTACTGACAAGCAATCTCACCGAACGCTAACTGAGTACTTTGGAGGTTGTCTGCTGAGTCTGAAGTTCCTGTCTTCCCGTGAGACCCGTGATTTGGTCAACAAAACCATTCTTGATACCTTTACCTCGGTCATCAAGACTCACCTGACTCCTGAGAATGTCAAGTACTGGTGGGCACTGATTTCGTGGACTACTCATCAGATTGACCCCCGCCTGTGGGGACCTATTGCTGATTTCATTAGCAAGTTTACCATCGACGAGTCATCTCATATGGCGTTCAAGCAGGTTGCCAAACTTGAGTTCTTCAGGCGAGTTGTTTACTACTCCGAGTGGCATCTTGATACAGATGTgcagcttggccagctgtggagtcacgtggcccATGAATACTCCAACGTCAGAGCTGCTCTTGCCGTGACTCTCGGTGAGTTGTAcagagtacagtatgagGAGACAGACAGGTTTGTTGATGTGGGTGATTTCCTGCAGAAGAATGAGTGTGCCAATGATACAGGACTCGGTCTGGGAGTCTACACTCTTCCTGAGCGACTCAAATCGCCTCTCATCAACTGCATGTCTCTGATTACGTCATCGGATATCAACAAGAAGTCTATCACCAATACTGCCAAGACTCTGGTTGCATTCATCATGCGTCGTCTGTCGTCCTCTTCAGGCCGAGATCTTGTGCCGCTTattcagcagcttctcgagTGTCTGATGAGCATGTGTCTTGTTAGAGATGACCCCGAGCTGCTCATTGAAGCGTCTGCCACGGTAGTTTCacttggtgatgttgctCTCGAGTCGTCTCAGATGGATCACGTTGTGTCTGCCGTCGAGTCTATTGTCTCCTCGGCTTCTCACCGAAAACAGAAACTCGCCCTGATTCAGTTCTTACAAGTCTTTTTCTTCAGACACCAGTTTGTGAtgacacagaaacaccgATCACGTGTTCTGGCCACCGTCACCGAGCTCATGcacgacaaggaggttgagatTCGATCTGCAGCCGCCAAAGCATTGTCGGGTATTCTGCGATGCTTGCCCGAACAGGAAAGAGACTCCCAGGTGCACCACTTGCACGTCACCTTCCGTGAACTGCTCGTGAAGAACCCGGCCAAGCGAGTCAAGGCTGTCTCACGCGAAGACAAGACGACACGTGATCTTCTCGCTGCCACCCGGCACACTGCTGTTCTGGGACTAGGAACTATCATCAATGCGTTCCCGTATGTGTCCCCTCCTCCTGATTGGGCACCTGAGATTCTGGTGACGCTGGCTACGAAGGCCGGCTCCGATTCGGAGTTTGTTGGGCGGTCTGTCAAGGAGATTTTGGGCGATTTCAAGAAGACGCGACAGGATACGTGGCATATTGATTCGAAGAAGTTCACCGAGGATCAGTTGGCCGACCTGGAGGGTGTTTTGTGGAAGCCCTACTTTGTCTAAGGTATGGGCAAAGTGAGTGTCAGGACAAAAGAAGGGTAGCCGAGGTGTTGGAAGACGTTTGATGGGGTTTCTTCTGTGGAGAAGAGTGTATTATCAGCTAGTTTTGGAATGCATCATGTTATTATGTAGTGTTTAGGTGAAACTAATATTGGTTGCTGCGAGCTAGACCAGAGGGAGCACAAGCAGTTGTCAGACAATGAGCGGTACTGTATATACGGTGACACACGATAGTATATCTATAGCTTTCTGATCACCTCTGTAGAAAGTAGGGAGCTACATTCTGCTATGTGGTCTGTTGACTTGGGCTTGTCGACGAAGAAGGACACAAGTCTACatacagtgtacttgtacaccaCAAACAACTCCTTTTGTTAAGAGGTTTCAACAGGTTTCAACAGGTTTCGACAGGTTTCAACAGTTCCTCTCTCCACTGTGGATGTAGTTGTTGACCAAGGTTGAACAACTGTGCTTGCCGAGAACTTCTAGGGGGATatcttgttggtgttgaatGGAAAAGGTGACGAACCGCTAGTTTCCATGTCTGGGCGGCAAAAACACTCAGCTGGATTTGTCAACCTGTGGCGTGCTCACTCCAATCCTCCACTAGGGTGCGGAGACTCTCCTCATGAGTCTCTCTGGTAGACAAGAGTTATTACTTGACGCTGAATAAtacatacgatacttgtCGTCATATTTTGGGCAGTGAAACGGGGAACTGTGCCTCGACACGGTTGTCATTCCGCCTGACAAGACCATCGGATTCCGAATCACGCACCGAAGACGCCGACACGTCTGGAGATGCACCTTTAGGACTCCGACGGCAAACCTTGTAGTCCTCGGATCCTAAGTTTAGCCGCTTGCCCAAAAAGGGGGTCTAAACAGCAATATAGATTGGGGTCCAGATTGGGTGCCATCGAGGCAAGCTGTTTCTGCTATCGCCATTAGCAAGTAGACATTTGGAAGTTGCGCAAAGTGATGTGACTCGGAGACGTATTTGTCATATGGAAacaccggaatcgaacctGGATCGTGTCGAACCTGGGTCGTGTCAGGTCTGATGCACCTTGGCGGATCGGAAGCAGTGCAAGCGTCAAGGAAGATCTGAGACGACGGAACAACTATACAGTTTTTCGGCAGATGGTGAAAGGATTCAGCTAGTTCAGCTATTCAGCTAGTTCTCTAGTTCTCTGCTACAGGATCGCACTAACTACAATGCTGGCAGGGGGTTACTGTCGACCCGAGATGATGTTGGCCTCTACCTGTACAGAGAAGATGTAAGCTGTACCGTACCGAAAGGTACGGAAAGAGTTTCGGAGCGTTTGAGCGGAATAGTTGTCTTGCACAGCACTGTACCGAAATTCATCTCGGAATGCACCCATGAGacaggagaaggtggcTGTTTCTTTGTTACTATCTTTCTAGGACAAGTTGACTCCGGAACCGCCAAACGGAAGCTACCAGTAGCAAATGATTGATGACCTTTCGGTGGTTATTATGGCCGACCGACATGCCGACTCTTGACTCTACTGTGCAGTCGCCATCTTCAAGATATAAGACTGAAACGCCCGTAGCCTATGAGAATGAACCAACAAGACTAGATACCTTGGACATGCTCCTCAACCTGCCAGCTGAACAACTTTCcaccgtcttctccttctgcGACCCCAGGTCTCTGGTAGCGTTGAGTCTTGTATCTCCGTACCTGAGAGCAGCAGTCCAGTCGAATGCCATGCTTTACAAGGCAGCGTTTGAGGAGGTCTTCTTTGCCCAGACGAAAGAAAGGTCTGCAGAGTACAAACCCACAATTGAGCAACAACTGACTTTCGTTGCTTCTCTGGGAGACAAGGTCGATGTCGAAGCTGCGATAGAAGAGTTGAGGGCGGAAAATGATTTAGAGTCGATTCTTCCGCCCTTCAGCGATCATTACGAGGTTCATAGCAACGCTTTGCTTGCGCCAGAGACCCAATTAGACAACTCCCTGTGCAATTTCACCAACCCAGCGACGCTTGACGGCGATACCATCACCTGGCTAGTGACGGAGGAGAATTGGATAACGGTCTATGCCTTGAGTTTGAGAGATGGGATTTTGAGAGTCAAGggaaggagaagcctgGATCAGAAGACCGAAGCTGGTGGAACTGCAGTCAACAACACGGAACGGCAGGTTCAAATGGTGAGGTCGCTGTTGGGTGTTCAGTCTATGACAAGTGATACGGAGATTTATCAGGAGGAATTGTGGTTGAAAAAAGTGAACGCAACAGTTTTAAATGATGCGGAGGCTTGTGATTCTGGATCGAGACACGCCATCTCGTGGATCATGTTGCCAATTGGATATTCTCTCCCTCCTATTGGTGTTCAACGACTTCAGATCCAAGTCAATTCCCGCTACAGCTATTGTAGATTGGATTCGGAAACACATTCAGCGTGGTTTCTCCTTGATTGGGAACGGGCCAAATCGTTTCTACTGTTCCAGACAAAGCTCATGAGTGACCAGATAGCTCTTCATGTCTGTCAGTACACTGGATGTGTGTTTTTCACCTCCAGATCGAGTCTGAGAGTTGTGAAGCTGTTTCCACGAGTTTCGAATCGTCAAGTCGCGTGGTACCATGTTGCCCAGACAAATAACTTACCCAAGTCGTATCTATCAGACAAGTATGGAGTTGTGGTGAAGGAGGGAAGCGAAAGGACTTATCTAAAGCACAAGGGGAGCATTCTACTGGTTGGTAGACACGAGGGAAAGACTCAATGTTGGAAATATAGTCGTCCCTTCCTCACCAAGCTCGACCAGTTCGTCAGGAGACATTTCGTGTCGTGGAAGAACCAGTGTGAGGACTGTCAGGAGTGGAAGCGGTGGAAGAGAGACTTGAGCGGCTATTTCTATCCGAtaaagaagaggaggagagatTGAGATGGAGGGGAAAATTGGACTGAAGACGCGCGCGCAGTTCAGTTCCAGTTGGAGTGTCGTGAACAActggagaaagaagaaTCAAAGCAACTGACATTGTCTTTGGAGTGTACTGCATGTactttactgtacttgtactgtccCGACTCTgtgctacagtacctgTAATGTTCAGTCAGTGAGTATGTGAAGTGGGTATTGTCCACACAAAGTCGAGACAAGTGGACAAGTCGAGATTCAATTCGAACTTCAATTCGAACTTCAAGTTGAGATTCAAAGGCGACATTCCAGAACTCCTTGACGAACACCAATCCCTGCTAGTTGTTGCTTCAACCACTGGTGTCTCTCATTCCATGGATGCTATTCATAATTGATCTCATTCCACGTTGTAGTGTCGCCCGTTTCACTTTCACCTTCCCTCCTCCGGTGAGATTACTTGCAGTGTACTCCATTGGCCATGTTCACGGCATACAATTCATTTCGGCAGTCAACCACAGTTATATCTGGTTGCATAGATTAACACATTCGATTCGATATTGATTCATATTCTATGCCAAAATCAATATATAATACCCGTCCGTACCTCGAAAGCTCGTTATCCAGTTAACTTCATCATGCAGCTCAAGACCCTTGCTATcgtctctctcttctctctggcCGCTGCCCAGCAGGCTGCTCCTAGTCCCGCCACTACCATGGCTTTCACCCCCGCCGACTCGGCCGAGAACCCCGAGGACATTCACCAActcatgaagaagaagtgcCCTGACGAGAAGTGCCCCAAGCCCAAACATATCACCGTCACCAagaacatcaccaaggtgcagtccaagaccatcaccaagaccatcaaCTGTTGAGCAGGAGATTGTTGGACGATGAAGAAATATTTATAGATTCTAATTGATGTACTGATAGCTGTATAATGTCTTTTTCCCCTAAAAAACTGATTACAGACTCGTATTGTCTCCACTGAACTCGTTTGGTCAAGTAGTCGTTTCATTCCTGAATCACGATACAAAGTTGAGCCCCCCCtttcccccccccccccacgAGGTCTGATTGGAAGACGCAATGGCTTTGAGATATGGCTTTGAGAGTTGTGCAACTTCAACGTTGCCTGTTATGCCACTGTATTGGAGGTATTTTATTGAACATGTCTGTTGTAAATATTCCTGTAGCGTCACTTCTCATTTTTCATATCCTGGACTGATGGTCGTTTGGTCCCTGCGTCACCATACCAACTGAAGTTGTAGCTAGAGATGTATATCGAGCCTTGAATGAAGAAAACGTGTCACCATTCTAAAGCTCTTACATGTATTCATCTGATAATCAACCCTCGATCCCTTTTTGGACCCTGTACTGCGAAAACGCTTGTCTTTCACGTGTTACATATCTTCAACATGATGGATCTTCAACGTTGGCGACGGTTTCAGTTGGGTTACCGCAGATGGCAAGTCTTTCAGGAATGAGTCCTACTCGTCTGACGAGTTGGTAAAGTCATCATTGAAGTAGAGATGATGGACTTTAGAACCAAGTAGATGCCACCAACACGGCAGAACAAGTCGGAATTGTACTACAATGTACGTCTCTTCCAGGGTGATGATGGCACTACCTCTTAAGTTTTTCCCGTAGACGTTAAAAGTGACTAGATGGCAGATCCTACGTTGTGGTTATGTAGATGAACAGGAGTTGTTCAGACTGACAGCTTTGTCAACGGTGTTTGAAACGGTACAAGATCGTACAGAGACAGTCTACTCAGCCACTGTTGGTTCatgagatcacgtgacactAGCATGTACTCCTTTTCCAGGTTTGGGGTTGAAATGATGCCATTGAATCAGTTGATCAGTTGAGGGGGAGTCTAGGTATATGTGCGGTGCAGTACATGTACACTTGAATATCCGATTTTTCTGTTCAAAGTACTCAACTAAACTCAACTAAACTCAACAAATGGATCAAGTAATTGTCGTCAATTAGTAGCGGTCCGAGATGGCCAACTGATCTTGCAGCTGAAATGATCCAGTAACAGCCCTTCTGTACATCTAAAGTCCAAATACTCGTACCAATAAGATACGCCATCGCACTACCACCGTCGCATTTGCTCAGTCTCGCCTGTCTCCAGTCAACCGCCTGCCGCCATGTGGAGAACAGTCTTTCACGTTTTTGAAAATTGGAGCTGAAAAGTGATGAGAATTCTTCTTATTAACCACATAGACCTTTCGATAACACAAGATGACGTCCTCCTCAATTACTACAATCATGGCATCTTGGGGAAATCAACATATCGATGTCTCCAGCCATGTGGACGTTTACTGGGGGAGTGTCCTGAGAAGTCGACAGTTTTTGCAACCACATTGAAGATTTCGGGGTCATTTCGAGGTTTTATTCTGGTAATATCGACTCGGAAAGGCTACTTGGAGCCAGGGGCAGGACAGTGTAGAACTGATGGAGCCAAGAGTCCAACCGTGAAGAGTCCAACGATGGAGAGACCA from Yarrowia lipolytica chromosome 1D, complete sequence encodes:
- a CDS encoding uncharacterized protein (Compare to YALI0D22550g, similar to uniprot|Q6C6H3 Yarrowia lipolytica YALI0E09559g) yields the protein MTFRWLLWPTDMPTLDSTVQSPSSRYKTETPVAYENEPTRLDTLDMLLNLPAEQLSTVFSFCDPRSLVALSLVSPYLRAAVQSNAMLYKAAFEEVFFAQTKERSAEYKPTIEQQLTFVASLGDKVDVEAAIEELRAENDLESILPPFSDHYEVHSNALLAPETQLDNSLCNFTNPATLDGDTITWLVTEENWITVYALSLRDGILRVKGRRSLDQKTEAGGTAVNNTERQVQMVRSLLGVQSMTSDTEIYQEELWLKKVNATVLNDAEACDSGSRHAISWIMLPIGYSLPPIGVQRLQIQVNSRYSYCRLDSETHSAWFLLDWERAKSFLLFQTKLMSDQIALHVCQYTGCVFFTSRSSLRVVKLFPRVSNRQVAWYHVAQTNNLPKSYLSDKYGVVVKEGSERTYLKHKGSILLVGRHEGKTQCWKYSRPFLTKLDQFVRRHFVSWKNQCEDCQEWKRWKRDLSGYFYPIKKRRRD